One stretch of Candidatus Leptovillus gracilis DNA includes these proteins:
- a CDS encoding galactitol-1-phosphate 5-dehydrogenase: MKAVVLQDKGVMVYCDAPTPTPRAGYVRLHVQAASICGSDIKRYVSGHRLYPLILGHEVAGIIDSVGEGVSPDLIGKHAAVIPVVPCFACEQCQRGYYSACHSYSFIGSREHGGFADYLELPERNALIVPDELPFAYAALIEPSTVARHMLALGDFQAGQTAVTLGAGSIGLMIVQWLRILGASLIICTDVSDDNLATARQLGAHVTLNPRQVDVVAEVRRLTGDGVDITLEAAGVPQALRQSVPITRPRGKIICGGNQPLDQSLPLSFIEEMMRRELSIIGCFMSYSAPFPGHEWTDTVAALLDGGLDMETMISHRRPLAAAPDIFAQIGAHQLTHRKIILTP; encoded by the coding sequence ATGAAAGCAGTTGTTTTGCAAGACAAGGGGGTGATGGTCTATTGTGATGCACCCACCCCAACACCGCGAGCCGGTTATGTGCGGCTGCACGTGCAGGCCGCATCTATCTGCGGCTCGGACATTAAGCGCTATGTTTCTGGCCATCGTCTGTACCCGCTTATTCTGGGTCACGAGGTCGCCGGGATTATTGACAGCGTTGGCGAGGGCGTCAGCCCGGACCTGATTGGCAAACACGCGGCCGTTATTCCGGTTGTGCCCTGTTTTGCCTGCGAGCAGTGCCAACGCGGCTATTATTCGGCCTGCCACAGTTACTCCTTTATCGGTTCGCGGGAACATGGTGGCTTTGCCGACTACCTGGAACTGCCAGAGCGTAACGCCCTCATCGTGCCAGATGAGCTGCCATTTGCTTATGCGGCGCTGATTGAGCCATCTACAGTGGCGCGCCACATGCTGGCTTTGGGCGATTTTCAGGCGGGGCAAACGGCCGTTACCCTCGGCGCTGGTTCGATTGGGCTGATGATCGTGCAGTGGCTGCGCATCCTCGGCGCCAGCCTCATCATCTGCACCGATGTCTCCGACGACAACCTGGCGACAGCGCGGCAGTTGGGCGCGCACGTCACCCTCAATCCCCGGCAGGTAGACGTGGTCGCCGAAGTGCGCCGGTTAACCGGCGACGGCGTAGACATCACTTTGGAAGCGGCCGGCGTGCCCCAAGCCCTGCGGCAAAGCGTGCCCATCACCCGGCCACGCGGCAAAATCATCTGCGGCGGCAACCAGCCGCTCGACCAAAGCCTGCCGCTGTCGTTCATCGAGGAGATGATGCGCCGCGAATTGAGCATCATCGGCTGCTTCATGTCTTACTCCGCGCCCTTTCCCGGCCATGAATGGACGGATACGGTGGCAGCGCTGCTTGACGGCGGGCTGGACATGGAGACCATGATCTCCCACCGCCGCCCTCTTGCCGCCGCCCCGGACATCTTCGCCCAAATTGGCGCGCACCAACTCACCCACCGCAAAATCATTCTCACGCCGTAA
- a CDS encoding carbohydrate kinase, producing MTQIFAIWVIGGPEPEANMAQRCILTIDVGTSGTKTAVYTTTGAFIHETTFAYNLHRPHPLWAEIDANIWWQAVCATVPQALAEGGVAADEVAGIGVDGVGWTLIPVDEQAKPLAPAMIWLDRRAADETAWLNALPEASRLVSLAANPLDAAYITPKLLWMQRQRPQIFAAAHQFLAATGFIVARLTGEFTCDYTQAYGYHFFDIAQERWSDWALDKIGVPSEKMPRLCACTDVVGGLTAAAAAQMGLKPGIPVIAGCLDAAVGALGAGVTRPGQTNEQGGQAGGVGISLDHVVVEPRLIFSHHVLPGQYLLQAGTVGGGSLGWFRDQFGQMETAVSSLIPQSPFELFSLQAAQSPPGANGLIFLPYMAGERTPLWSSVARGVFFGLSYTTTRADMLRAIMEGCAFAVYDNLQIAQAHGVHVSEYLGSGGATQSALWCQIKADVYGRPFVVAQQGNGRAGGHGLGLFALTAQATGHTDNAGNCVDRLLPQRRVYTPDPQRHARYQALFQVYRRVSRTLLAEFSHLDAITRRIE from the coding sequence ATGACCCAGATTTTTGCCATCTGGGTCATCGGTGGACCGGAACCAGAGGCTAACATGGCGCAGCGCTGCATTTTAACGATTGACGTGGGGACTTCAGGGACAAAAACGGCCGTCTACACCACCACCGGCGCGTTCATCCACGAAACAACCTTCGCCTACAACCTCCATCGCCCCCATCCCCTGTGGGCCGAAATTGACGCCAATATCTGGTGGCAGGCCGTCTGCGCCACGGTACCGCAAGCGCTGGCCGAAGGCGGCGTGGCGGCCGATGAAGTGGCCGGCATTGGCGTGGATGGCGTCGGCTGGACGCTGATTCCGGTGGACGAGCAGGCCAAACCGTTGGCCCCGGCCATGATCTGGTTGGACCGCCGCGCCGCCGATGAAACGGCCTGGCTCAACGCCCTGCCCGAAGCGTCGCGGCTGGTTAGCCTGGCCGCTAATCCACTGGATGCGGCCTATATCACGCCCAAGCTGCTCTGGATGCAGCGGCAGCGGCCGCAAATTTTTGCCGCCGCCCATCAGTTTTTAGCCGCCACCGGCTTCATCGTCGCCCGGCTGACCGGCGAGTTTACCTGTGATTACACTCAGGCGTATGGCTATCACTTTTTCGACATTGCCCAGGAGCGCTGGTCGGATTGGGCGCTGGACAAGATTGGCGTGCCGTCGGAAAAAATGCCGCGCCTTTGCGCCTGCACCGATGTGGTCGGCGGCCTGACGGCGGCGGCGGCGGCGCAAATGGGCCTGAAGCCGGGCATCCCGGTGATTGCCGGCTGCCTGGATGCGGCCGTCGGCGCGCTGGGCGCCGGCGTAACCCGCCCCGGCCAGACCAACGAGCAGGGTGGGCAGGCTGGCGGCGTGGGCATCAGCCTGGACCATGTCGTCGTTGAGCCGCGTCTGATTTTTTCGCACCACGTGCTGCCGGGGCAGTATCTATTGCAGGCGGGCACGGTGGGCGGTGGTTCATTGGGCTGGTTTCGCGATCAATTTGGGCAGATGGAAACGGCCGTTTCCTCCCTCATCCCCCAATCCCCTTTTGAACTCTTCAGCCTGCAGGCCGCCCAATCACCGCCGGGCGCCAATGGCCTTATTTTCCTGCCCTATATGGCCGGCGAGCGCACGCCGCTGTGGAGCAGCGTCGCGCGCGGTGTGTTCTTTGGCCTGTCTTACACCACCACCCGCGCCGACATGCTGCGGGCCATCATGGAGGGCTGCGCCTTTGCCGTCTACGATAATTTGCAGATCGCCCAGGCGCATGGCGTCCACGTGAGTGAGTATTTGGGGTCGGGCGGGGCGACGCAGAGCGCCCTGTGGTGCCAGATTAAGGCGGACGTGTATGGACGGCCGTTTGTCGTGGCGCAGCAGGGAAACGGCCGTGCTGGAGGCCATGGACTGGGTCTCTTCGCCCTCACCGCTCAGGCCACCGGCCACACCGACAACGCCGGCAACTGCGTAGACCGCCTGCTGCCCCAGCGCCGCGTTTATACGCCCGACCCCCAGCGCCACGCCCGTTACCAGGCGCTTTTCCAGGTTTACCGCCGCGTCTCGCGCACCTTGTTGGCTGAATTTTCCCACCTGGACGCCATCACGCGCCGGATTGAATAG
- a CDS encoding aldo/keto reductase, with translation MIQTQAHTALQFTLAADGIDPAAVPYRTLYTGARLPAIGLGTFGSDRFSGEEVAAAVQNAIAAGYRHIDCAAVYGNEHLIGHALRRVLGSGLVSRQELWITSKLWNDKHAEADVIPACRQSLADLQLDYLDLYLIHWPFPNHHAPGVDVDSRDPHAVPYIHDNFMKTWRQMERLVDLGLVRHIGTSNMSISKLTLLLRDARIKPAANEMELHPHFQQPELFQFCLDNSIVPIGFSPIGSPARPDRDKTPEDTVDIEDPVIVAIAERLGVHPAVVCIKWAVQRGQVPIPFSIYRDQYVSNLQTAVTPPLTDADMAAIAAIDKNCRLIKGQVFLWEGADSWQALWE, from the coding sequence ATGATTCAGACCCAAGCTCATACTGCATTACAGTTTACCCTGGCCGCCGATGGCATTGACCCGGCCGCTGTTCCTTACCGTACGCTCTATACCGGCGCCAGGCTGCCGGCCATAGGTTTGGGCACATTTGGCTCGGATCGCTTTTCGGGGGAGGAGGTGGCAGCGGCCGTACAAAACGCCATCGCCGCCGGGTATCGCCACATAGATTGCGCCGCCGTCTACGGCAACGAACACCTCATCGGTCACGCGCTGCGCCGCGTCTTGGGCAGCGGCCTGGTCAGCCGCCAGGAACTGTGGATTACCTCCAAACTGTGGAACGACAAACACGCCGAAGCCGACGTGATCCCCGCCTGCCGGCAGTCGCTGGCCGATTTACAGCTAGACTATCTCGACCTCTATCTCATCCATTGGCCGTTTCCCAACCACCATGCCCCTGGCGTAGATGTGGACTCCCGTGACCCGCACGCCGTGCCCTACATCCACGACAACTTCATGAAAACCTGGCGACAAATGGAAAGATTGGTTGATTTGGGTCTGGTCCGTCATATCGGCACGTCTAACATGAGCATCTCCAAGCTGACGCTGCTGCTGCGTGACGCGCGCATCAAACCGGCGGCCAACGAAATGGAACTCCATCCCCATTTTCAGCAGCCAGAACTCTTCCAATTTTGCCTGGACAACAGCATCGTTCCCATTGGGTTTTCGCCCATTGGCTCGCCGGCGCGGCCCGACCGGGACAAGACGCCCGAAGACACGGTGGATATTGAAGATCCGGTGATTGTAGCCATCGCCGAACGGCTGGGTGTGCATCCGGCGGTGGTGTGTATTAAATGGGCGGTGCAGCGGGGGCAGGTTCCTATCCCTTTTTCGATCTATCGTGACCAATATGTGAGCAATTTGCAAACGGCCGTTACCCCTCCCTTAACCGACGCTGACATGGCCGCCATCGCCGCCATTGACAAAAACTGCCGCCTCATCAAAGGCCAGGTCTTCCTCTGGGAAGGCGCAGACAGTTGGCAAGCGTTGTGGGAGTAA
- a CDS encoding LacI family DNA-binding transcriptional regulator, whose amino-acid sequence MSTIRDVAQKAGVASMTVSRVINNSGYVSEETRIKVESAIAELGYVPNMLGPSLRFKQTNTLALVLTDITNPYWTTLARGVEDAAQEKGYSVILCNTDESSEKQAQYLNMLLKRRIDGILLVPAHSATDAVQTIQKQNISVVVLDRDVRNANVDIVRSDSFDGAYKLTSHLLELGHRHIAILSGPRHVSTSTERVDGFCQAMQEAGLEHNTNNIYWGSFSLHSGCEMTEAALQATPRPTAFVAVNNFIANGALQTLNRHNLRVPGDMSLVSFDDIPVILNPSPFLTVVVQPAYEMGYRATQLLLARLQNEGPEELQRIILPTELFVRQSSAPPPA is encoded by the coding sequence ATGTCTACCATCCGAGATGTCGCCCAAAAAGCCGGGGTCGCCAGCATGACGGTTTCCCGCGTTATCAACAACTCCGGCTACGTCAGCGAAGAGACGCGCATCAAGGTGGAGTCGGCCATTGCCGAACTTGGCTACGTGCCCAACATGCTCGGTCCCAGCCTGCGCTTTAAACAGACCAACACCCTCGCCCTGGTCCTCACTGACATCACCAACCCGTATTGGACCACCCTCGCCCGTGGCGTTGAAGACGCCGCCCAAGAAAAAGGGTACAGCGTCATCTTATGCAACACCGATGAATCCTCCGAAAAACAAGCCCAATATCTAAACATGCTGCTCAAGCGGCGCATTGATGGCATCCTGCTGGTCCCCGCTCACAGCGCCACCGACGCCGTCCAGACCATCCAAAAACAAAACATCAGCGTTGTGGTGTTGGACCGCGATGTCCGCAACGCCAACGTAGACATCGTGCGCAGCGACTCGTTTGACGGCGCGTACAAACTGACCTCCCATCTACTTGAATTGGGGCATCGGCACATCGCCATCCTCTCCGGGCCACGGCATGTATCCACCTCGACCGAACGTGTGGACGGGTTTTGCCAGGCCATGCAAGAAGCGGGCCTGGAACACAATACCAACAACATCTACTGGGGCAGTTTCAGCCTACATTCGGGCTGCGAAATGACCGAAGCGGCGCTGCAAGCCACGCCGCGCCCCACTGCTTTTGTGGCTGTCAATAACTTCATCGCCAACGGTGCGCTGCAAACCCTGAACAGACACAATCTGCGCGTGCCGGGAGATATGTCGCTTGTATCGTTTGACGACATACCGGTTATCTTAAATCCATCACCCTTTCTGACGGTTGTGGTGCAGCCAGCTTATGAAATGGGCTACAGGGCGACACAGCTTCTATTGGCGCGTTTGCAAAACGAAGGGCCAGAAGAACTGCAACGCATTATTTTGCCCACCGAGTTGTTTGTTCGACAGTCAAGCGCCCCACCGCCAGCGTAA
- a CDS encoding ABC transporter substrate-binding protein, with protein MKNRLFVILLSALVAIFVLVGCSSATEQPAETASEDVYIAVISKGFQHQFWQAVKAGAEQAATDLGVTITFEGPETEAMVDKQVEMVQAALDKNPAALCLAALDTQALLPLLERAQAAGIPVVGFDSGVASDIPVTTAATDNIAAAAMAADKMAELIGGSGQVAVIVHDQTSQTGIDRRDGFVNQMATKYPNIEIVDIQYGAGDQLKSTDLAKAIILAHPDLKGFFGANEGSIIGVLNAVSELGKTGQIVVIGYDSGKQQMDAIRAGTEAGAITQDPIGIGYKCVEAAVKALNGETLPTTIDTGFHWYDATTIDSDTIKPLLYE; from the coding sequence ATGAAAAACAGATTGTTTGTAATCCTTTTGAGCGCCCTGGTTGCCATTTTTGTCCTGGTGGGTTGTTCCTCGGCTACAGAACAGCCAGCCGAGACCGCCAGCGAAGACGTGTACATTGCCGTCATCTCTAAAGGCTTCCAGCATCAGTTCTGGCAAGCTGTCAAGGCGGGCGCCGAACAAGCGGCTACCGATTTGGGCGTTACCATCACCTTTGAAGGCCCAGAGACGGAAGCGATGGTAGACAAGCAGGTAGAAATGGTGCAAGCCGCCCTGGACAAAAACCCGGCTGCCCTGTGCCTGGCCGCCCTGGATACCCAGGCTTTGCTGCCCCTTCTGGAACGCGCCCAGGCCGCTGGCATCCCGGTTGTCGGGTTTGACTCTGGCGTCGCCAGCGACATCCCGGTCACCACAGCCGCGACTGACAACATCGCCGCTGCGGCCATGGCCGCCGACAAAATGGCCGAACTGATTGGTGGATCGGGTCAGGTGGCCGTCATCGTCCACGACCAGACCAGCCAGACCGGCATTGACCGCCGCGACGGCTTTGTCAATCAGATGGCCACAAAATATCCCAACATCGAAATCGTGGACATTCAGTACGGCGCTGGCGACCAGTTGAAATCCACCGACCTGGCAAAAGCGATCATCCTGGCCCATCCCGACCTGAAAGGTTTCTTTGGCGCGAACGAAGGTTCGATCATCGGTGTATTGAATGCCGTGTCCGAACTGGGCAAAACCGGCCAGATCGTGGTCATCGGTTATGATTCTGGCAAACAGCAGATGGACGCCATCCGCGCCGGGACGGAAGCTGGGGCCATCACCCAGGACCCAATTGGCATCGGTTACAAATGTGTCGAAGCGGCCGTCAAAGCCCTGAACGGCGAGACCCTGCCAACGACCATTGACACCGGTTTCCATTGGTACGATGCGACCACTATTGACTCGGACACGATCAAACCGCTGTTGTACGAATAG
- a CDS encoding sugar ABC transporter ATP-binding protein produces the protein MDNVLVLMEGIDKSFPGVHALDHCQFELRAGEVHALVGENGAGKSTMMKVLAGIYAKDEGRILYKGNEVEITSPRAAQQLGIGMIHQELNLMPHLTVAQNIFIGREPRQKIGFLLDEKKINEQAVELFERMHLKLDPRTKVADLTVAMQQMVEIAKALSFNSEVLIMDEPTAALTDTEIEELFTFIRKLRVQGVGIVYISHRLEELKQISDRITVMRDGRYVQTTPTAAVTIDEIISLMVGRIIYESAPEIPEDASQEIVLEVKNLNRGKVLKDINFSLKKGEILGFAGLMGAGRTEVARAVFGADRIDSGEIYVKGQQVQINSPGDAVRHGIGYLSEDRKRYGLTLGMNVETNIVLAALSKFVKPGGWVNFAKTRETADHYVKALSIKTPGIQQKVKNLSGGNQQKVVIGKWLTADTEILIFDEPTRGIDVGAKSEIYRLLNDLTQQGKSIIMISSELPEVLRMSHRVIAMCEGRITAEMPVAEATQETIMKYATQRSGSQQQDAASLLAQGGNN, from the coding sequence ATGGATAACGTCCTGGTTTTAATGGAAGGGATAGACAAGAGTTTTCCCGGCGTTCACGCGCTCGATCATTGCCAGTTTGAACTGCGGGCCGGTGAGGTACATGCTTTGGTAGGCGAAAATGGCGCCGGCAAATCAACAATGATGAAGGTGCTGGCGGGTATTTATGCAAAAGATGAAGGTCGGATTCTGTATAAGGGGAACGAAGTAGAGATTACCAGCCCCCGAGCCGCGCAGCAGTTGGGCATTGGCATGATCCACCAGGAATTGAATTTGATGCCGCATTTGACGGTGGCGCAAAACATTTTTATCGGCCGGGAGCCGCGACAGAAAATTGGCTTTTTGTTGGACGAAAAGAAAATCAACGAGCAAGCGGTGGAATTGTTTGAGCGGATGCACTTGAAGCTAGACCCGCGCACCAAAGTAGCCGATTTGACCGTCGCTATGCAGCAGATGGTGGAGATTGCCAAGGCGCTCTCCTTTAATTCCGAAGTGTTGATTATGGACGAGCCAACGGCCGCTCTCACCGACACCGAGATTGAGGAGTTGTTCACGTTCATTCGTAAACTGCGGGTGCAAGGGGTGGGCATTGTCTACATTTCGCACCGATTAGAAGAGTTGAAGCAAATTTCTGACCGCATCACGGTGATGCGTGACGGCCGTTACGTGCAAACGACACCCACCGCTGCCGTCACCATTGACGAGATCATCAGCCTCATGGTTGGCCGCATCATCTACGAAAGCGCCCCGGAAATCCCCGAAGACGCCAGCCAGGAGATCGTCCTCGAAGTGAAAAACCTCAACCGCGGCAAGGTTCTCAAAGACATCAACTTTAGCCTCAAAAAAGGGGAAATCCTCGGCTTTGCCGGACTCATGGGCGCCGGGCGCACAGAAGTCGCCCGCGCCGTCTTTGGCGCCGACCGCATAGACTCTGGCGAGATTTACGTGAAGGGTCAGCAGGTGCAAATCAACAGCCCCGGCGACGCCGTGCGACACGGCATCGGCTATCTATCGGAAGATCGCAAGCGGTATGGCCTGACGCTGGGCATGAACGTGGAAACCAACATCGTGCTGGCCGCTCTGAGCAAGTTCGTCAAGCCTGGAGGCTGGGTCAATTTTGCCAAAACACGCGAGACAGCCGACCATTACGTCAAAGCGTTGTCCATTAAAACACCGGGCATCCAACAAAAGGTCAAAAATCTATCCGGGGGCAACCAACAGAAAGTGGTCATTGGCAAGTGGCTGACGGCCGACACCGAAATTCTGATCTTCGATGAACCGACGCGCGGCATTGACGTGGGCGCCAAGAGCGAGATTTACAGATTACTCAACGATTTGACCCAACAGGGCAAGTCCATCATCATGATCTCGTCCGAATTACCGGAAGTTCTGCGCATGAGCCACCGGGTCATCGCTATGTGCGAAGGGCGCATCACCGCAGAGATGCCCGTCGCCGAAGCGACGCAAGAAACGATTATGAAGTATGCGACCCAACGCAGCGGCAGCCAGCAGCAAGATGCCGCCTCACTTTTAGCCCAAGGTGGAAATAACTGA